In Saccharothrix syringae, the following are encoded in one genomic region:
- a CDS encoding STAS domain-containing protein codes for MNESNPSSSTISTDVRGTVTVLRLVGDIDLANSDTLRVRCVELLDSGVDALVLDFSEVSFFASSGIAALAHVREYSAQRGGLPVHVVAGRSVRRSLELTAMDRLLPMHDAVEEAVEAAEARVARR; via the coding sequence GTGAACGAATCGAACCCGTCTTCCTCGACGATCAGCACCGATGTCCGCGGCACCGTCACCGTGCTGCGGCTGGTCGGCGACATCGACCTGGCCAACAGCGACACCCTGCGCGTGCGCTGCGTCGAACTGCTGGACAGCGGTGTCGACGCGCTCGTGCTCGACTTCTCCGAGGTGAGCTTCTTCGCCTCGTCCGGCATCGCGGCGCTCGCGCACGTCCGGGAGTACAGCGCGCAGCGCGGTGGGCTGCCCGTGCACGTGGTGGCCGGCCGCAGCGTTCGCCGGTCGCTGGAGCTGACCGCCATGGACCGCCTGCTGCCGATGCACGACGCGGTGGAGGAGGCGGTCGAGGCGGCCGAGGCCCGGGTTGCCAGGCGCTGA
- a CDS encoding SDR family NAD(P)-dependent oxidoreductase codes for MGILDGKAVVVTGAGRGLGESYARHAAAAGARVVVNDVAGAERVAAGIGGAVAHTGSVADPEQAAALVELCVAEFGRIDGLVNNAGVTCFAEPWDDDPAAVREVIEVNVLGTMYCGTAAARAMRGGSIVNVVSGAMLGRAGAAAYSASKGAVASLTASWASSLAPRGVRVNGVAPLAWTPMMDADPGRHEVGSAAGPPDRMAPLVTYLLSDLAAGVTGQLVRFLPDKLHLISQYAAKRPVLVRERWEVEDIARAFEDELEPEPPGRDRWRV; via the coding sequence ATGGGGATCCTGGACGGCAAGGCCGTGGTCGTGACCGGCGCGGGGCGCGGGCTGGGCGAGTCCTACGCGCGGCACGCCGCCGCCGCGGGCGCGCGGGTGGTGGTCAACGACGTGGCGGGTGCCGAGCGGGTCGCGGCGGGCATCGGGGGCGCGGTGGCGCACACCGGCTCGGTGGCCGACCCGGAGCAGGCCGCGGCGCTGGTGGAGCTGTGCGTGGCCGAGTTCGGCCGGATCGACGGCCTGGTCAACAACGCGGGCGTCACGTGCTTCGCCGAGCCGTGGGACGACGACCCGGCCGCGGTGCGCGAGGTGATCGAGGTCAACGTGCTGGGCACGATGTACTGCGGCACGGCGGCCGCGCGCGCCATGCGGGGCGGATCGATCGTCAACGTCGTCTCCGGCGCCATGCTCGGCCGCGCCGGCGCCGCCGCGTACTCGGCGTCCAAGGGCGCGGTGGCGTCGCTGACGGCGTCCTGGGCCTCGTCCCTGGCGCCGCGCGGGGTGCGGGTCAACGGGGTCGCGCCGCTGGCGTGGACGCCGATGATGGACGCCGACCCGGGCCGGCACGAGGTGGGCTCGGCGGCGGGGCCGCCGGACCGGATGGCGCCGCTGGTCACGTACCTGCTCAGCGACCTGGCCGCCGGGGTCACCGGGCAGCTGGTGCGGTTCCTGCCGGACAAGCTGCACCTGATCTCGCAGTACGCGGCGAAGCGGCCGGTGCTGGTGCGCGAGAGGTGGGAGGTGGAGGACATCGCGCGGGCGTTCGAGGACGAGCTGGAGCCCGAGCCGCCCGGCCGGGACCGGTGGCGGGTCTGA
- a CDS encoding AfsR/SARP family transcriptional regulator, protein MTGSPAACEVGVLGPVTAVGPVGPAALSGARQRAVLGVLALHAGVVLPANRLVDVLWGEDPPRTALRTLHSHVARIRQALAACGAPPVLRTSEPGYVLDLPADRVDAHRFADLVASARRDLAAGAPGLAARTLRSALELWRGEPFAGTGLVGWGEREVERLHELRLTAVEDLWDAELGSGGHEAAVLELPRLLAGHPTRERLVRLHMLALYRCGRHTDALEAYGRLRHTLAEEFGVDPGPEVAGLHTAILRRDPDLDPPPATTAPAAAPVVLPRQLPARVGHFTGRAGELAALDAALGAPDEPPVLVVTGPAGMGKTSLVVQWAHRVVDRFPDGQLFLDLRGHDPERAVGAHDALAHLLRGLDVPDDRIPGGTDERAALYRSLLHGRRCLVVLDNAGGVEDVARLVPGGDGNLLVVTSRRTMAGLAARHATRVVVVDALGEEEALALLRGVVGDDRVGREADAAARLARLCGGMPLALRIAAARLVGEPAHAIAEFAAELTGAGRLDGLVVDGDSRTVRTVLAGACAPLAERTGRVFDRLGLHPGPTFSTHLGAALCGLPPGEGRRAVGELAASHLVTAAGADRYRFHDLIREFARGRLRAGDPGDTADRLVDWYLAVADAANRLLDPARGLVTPTVRHPPAELPFAGRKQAALAFLEAERANLVPVVRQARAAGHLTATWQLTYLLTSFYDATGHWQERVELCREGAGAAAELGDPAAEAEMLRALGVAYSMTRRLPEALAANERALELARAVDDVPGQGHVHNNVANIYTELRRFDEAVAAHHLAVARCAAAGHALGTALSQRNLGNTYVRMGRAGSAFAPLAQALARFRELGHARLEAGTLDTLGEACLGVGDPERALVHFDRALAISLDIGDRWLEQETRLDIGIAHLDLGRPDLALACFERALAVSREVGDRHGEACTLGHLGRGHLLAGDLDAAREHLEAALAIRERVPDRHEEAHLHRDLGELWLRRGDPVAADRHRAAAARLRARAGVGEVAEVVVEPA, encoded by the coding sequence GTGACGGGCTCGCCCGCGGCGTGCGAGGTGGGCGTGCTGGGCCCGGTGACCGCGGTCGGACCGGTCGGCCCCGCCGCGCTGTCGGGCGCCCGGCAGCGGGCCGTGCTGGGGGTGCTCGCGCTGCACGCGGGCGTGGTGCTGCCCGCCAACCGCCTGGTGGACGTGCTGTGGGGCGAGGACCCGCCGCGCACCGCGCTGCGCACGCTGCACAGCCACGTCGCCCGCATCCGGCAGGCGCTGGCCGCGTGCGGCGCGCCGCCGGTGCTGCGCACCAGCGAGCCCGGCTACGTGCTCGACCTGCCCGCCGACCGGGTCGACGCGCACCGCTTCGCCGACCTGGTCGCCTCCGCCCGGCGCGACCTGGCCGCGGGTGCGCCCGGCCTCGCCGCGCGCACGCTGCGGTCGGCGCTGGAGCTGTGGCGCGGCGAGCCGTTCGCGGGCACCGGGCTGGTGGGGTGGGGTGAGCGGGAGGTCGAGCGCCTGCACGAGCTGCGGCTGACCGCGGTCGAGGACCTGTGGGACGCCGAACTCGGCTCCGGCGGGCACGAGGCGGCCGTGCTGGAGCTGCCGCGGCTGCTGGCCGGGCACCCCACCCGGGAGCGCCTGGTCCGCCTGCACATGCTGGCCCTGTACCGCTGCGGCAGGCACACCGACGCGCTGGAGGCGTACGGGCGGCTGCGGCACACCCTGGCCGAGGAGTTCGGCGTGGACCCCGGTCCCGAGGTGGCCGGGCTGCACACCGCGATCCTGCGCCGCGACCCCGACCTGGACCCGCCACCCGCCACCACCGCACCCGCCGCCGCACCCGTCGTGCTGCCCCGGCAGCTGCCGGCCCGGGTCGGGCACTTCACCGGCCGCGCCGGGGAGCTGGCCGCCCTGGACGCGGCCCTGGGCGCACCCGACGAACCCCCGGTCCTGGTGGTCACCGGTCCCGCGGGCATGGGCAAGACGTCGCTGGTCGTGCAGTGGGCCCACCGGGTGGTCGACCGCTTCCCCGACGGGCAGCTGTTCCTGGACCTGCGCGGGCACGACCCGGAGCGGGCGGTGGGCGCGCACGACGCGCTGGCGCACCTGCTGCGCGGCCTGGACGTGCCCGACGACCGCATCCCCGGCGGCACGGACGAGCGGGCCGCGCTGTACCGCTCGCTGCTGCACGGCAGGCGGTGCCTGGTGGTGCTGGACAACGCGGGCGGCGTCGAGGACGTCGCCCGGCTGGTGCCCGGCGGCGACGGGAACCTGCTGGTGGTCACCAGCCGCCGGACCATGGCCGGGCTGGCCGCCCGGCACGCCACCCGCGTGGTCGTGGTCGACGCGCTGGGCGAGGAGGAGGCGCTGGCCCTGCTGCGCGGCGTGGTCGGCGACGACCGGGTGGGCCGGGAGGCCGACGCGGCGGCCCGGCTGGCGCGGTTGTGCGGCGGGATGCCCCTGGCCCTGCGCATCGCCGCGGCCCGGCTGGTCGGGGAGCCCGCCCACGCGATCGCCGAGTTCGCCGCCGAGCTGACCGGGGCGGGCCGGCTGGACGGCCTGGTCGTCGACGGCGACTCGCGCACGGTGCGGACCGTGCTGGCCGGGGCGTGCGCACCGCTGGCCGAGCGGACAGGGCGGGTGTTCGACCGGCTCGGGCTGCACCCGGGCCCCACGTTCAGCACCCACCTCGGCGCGGCGCTGTGCGGGCTGCCGCCCGGCGAGGGCAGGCGCGCGGTGGGCGAGCTGGCGGCCTCGCACCTGGTCACCGCCGCGGGCGCGGACCGCTACCGGTTCCACGACCTCATCCGCGAGTTCGCCCGCGGGCGGCTGCGCGCCGGCGACCCCGGCGACACCGCCGACCGCCTGGTGGACTGGTACCTGGCCGTGGCGGACGCGGCCAACCGGCTGCTCGACCCGGCCCGCGGCCTGGTCACCCCGACCGTGCGCCACCCGCCGGCCGAGCTGCCGTTCGCGGGCCGCAAGCAGGCCGCGCTGGCGTTCCTGGAGGCCGAGCGGGCCAACCTGGTGCCGGTGGTGCGGCAGGCCAGGGCGGCCGGTCACCTCACCGCCACCTGGCAGCTGACCTACCTGCTCACCAGCTTCTACGACGCCACCGGCCACTGGCAGGAGCGGGTCGAGCTGTGCCGGGAGGGCGCCGGCGCGGCGGCCGAGCTGGGCGACCCGGCCGCCGAGGCGGAGATGCTGCGCGCCCTGGGCGTGGCCTACTCCATGACCCGCAGGCTGCCCGAGGCGCTGGCCGCCAACGAGCGGGCGCTGGAGCTGGCCCGCGCCGTCGACGACGTGCCGGGGCAGGGGCACGTCCACAACAACGTGGCCAACATCTACACCGAGCTGCGCCGCTTCGACGAGGCGGTGGCCGCCCACCACCTGGCCGTGGCGCGCTGCGCGGCCGCCGGGCACGCGCTGGGCACGGCGCTGTCCCAGCGGAACCTGGGCAACACCTATGTCCGGATGGGCCGCGCCGGGTCGGCCTTCGCCCCGCTGGCGCAGGCCCTGGCCCGGTTCCGCGAGCTGGGCCACGCCCGGCTGGAGGCGGGCACCCTGGACACCCTGGGCGAGGCGTGCCTGGGCGTCGGCGACCCCGAGCGGGCGCTCGTCCACTTCGACCGGGCCCTGGCCATCAGCCTCGACATCGGGGACCGCTGGCTGGAGCAGGAGACGAGGCTGGACATCGGCATCGCCCACCTCGACCTCGGCCGCCCCGACCTGGCCCTGGCCTGCTTCGAGCGCGCGCTGGCCGTCAGCCGCGAGGTCGGCGACCGCCACGGCGAGGCTTGCACGCTGGGCCACCTGGGGCGCGGGCACCTGCTGGCGGGCGACCTGGACGCCGCCCGCGAGCACCTGGAGGCGGCCCTG
- a CDS encoding NADP-dependent oxidoreductase, translated as MKAVVLERFGGPEELRLSDVDAPEPGPGQVRVRVRAAGVNPFDGKVRSGAMEALFTTELPTVLGLEVAGEVDAVGPGVTGVAEGDAVFGFADGGGYAEQALLSTFAPKPEGLGWEQAVALPLAGETADRVLRQLGVRAGETLLVHGAAGAVGTIAVQLAVAAGARVVGTAGPDNQEHVAALGATPTTYGPGLVERVRELAPEGVDAVFDVAGRGALPDSIELRGGTDRIVTIADPAAGQWGIPFSGESQRDAGRLAELAELAARGGLVVAIAATFPLADAAEAHRVSGAGHVRGKLVLTV; from the coding sequence ATGAAGGCGGTAGTGCTGGAGCGGTTCGGCGGCCCGGAGGAGCTTCGGCTGTCCGATGTGGACGCACCGGAACCGGGTCCCGGCCAGGTCCGGGTGCGGGTGCGCGCGGCGGGCGTCAACCCGTTCGACGGCAAGGTGCGGTCCGGCGCCATGGAGGCGCTGTTCACCACGGAGCTGCCCACCGTCCTCGGCCTGGAGGTCGCGGGCGAGGTCGACGCGGTCGGCCCCGGCGTCACCGGCGTGGCCGAGGGCGACGCGGTGTTCGGCTTCGCGGACGGTGGCGGGTACGCCGAGCAGGCCCTGCTGAGCACGTTCGCGCCCAAGCCGGAGGGGTTGGGCTGGGAGCAGGCCGTCGCGCTGCCCCTCGCCGGCGAGACCGCGGACCGCGTGCTGCGCCAACTGGGCGTGCGCGCGGGCGAGACCCTGCTGGTCCACGGCGCGGCGGGCGCGGTGGGCACGATCGCCGTGCAGCTGGCCGTCGCGGCGGGCGCGCGGGTCGTCGGCACCGCCGGGCCGGACAACCAGGAGCACGTGGCCGCGCTCGGCGCCACGCCGACCACCTACGGGCCCGGCCTGGTCGAGCGGGTGCGGGAGCTGGCACCTGAGGGCGTGGACGCGGTGTTCGACGTCGCGGGCCGGGGCGCGCTGCCGGACTCGATCGAGCTGCGCGGCGGCACGGACCGCATCGTCACCATCGCCGACCCGGCCGCCGGGCAGTGGGGCATCCCGTTCAGCGGGGAGTCGCAGCGGGACGCCGGGCGGTTGGCCGAGCTGGCGGAGCTGGCCGCGCGGGGCGGGCTGGTCGTCGCGATCGCCGCGACGTTCCCGCTGGCCGACGCGGCGGAGGCGCACCGGGTCAGCGGCGCCGGGCACGTGCGGGGGAAGCTCGTGCTGACCGTGTGA
- a CDS encoding SPW repeat protein: MHVAHHPDEHHPDPPVRQRLGTGLGIAAFLLGLWQLMSPVALGYGLTPGPGPAPRTLVRDAVLAGAVVVVVALIGMMAPLDGRWPGPVLVLAGWWIAATPWLSGARTTAATLVNALVVGCALTLLGIALAQVARRAVTRSARASPARARRR; this comes from the coding sequence GTGCACGTTGCGCATCACCCCGACGAGCACCACCCCGACCCGCCGGTGAGGCAGCGCCTCGGCACGGGCCTGGGCATCGCCGCCTTCCTGCTCGGCCTCTGGCAGTTGATGTCCCCGGTCGCCCTCGGCTACGGCCTCACCCCGGGCCCCGGCCCGGCCCCGCGCACCCTGGTCCGCGACGCCGTGCTGGCCGGCGCCGTCGTCGTGGTGGTCGCCCTGATCGGCATGATGGCCCCGCTGGACGGCCGGTGGCCGGGCCCGGTGCTGGTGCTGGCGGGCTGGTGGATCGCCGCCACCCCCTGGCTGTCCGGCGCCCGCACCACCGCCGCCACCCTCGTCAACGCCCTGGTCGTCGGCTGCGCGCTGACCCTCCTCGGCATCGCCCTGGCCCAGGTCGCCCGCCGGGCGGTCACACGGTCAGCACGAGCTTCCCCCGCACGTGCCCGGCGCCGCTGA
- a CDS encoding Gfo/Idh/MocA family protein, whose amino-acid sequence MTTFAIVGSGWRAEYFWRLAAALDDLTCVGVVSRAPKDLPVPVHLSLDDCLRAKPDFVVTAVPWSVTPGLVVELVERRVPVLAETPPAPDLDGLRALWTRVGAGGLVQVAEQYTRMPAHAARIALVRDGVIGEPTRVDVSSTHQYHAVSLIRTLLGTGRGPVEVRATRHTAPLADPITRSGWADPVEVKQATTTLATISFTGHGKLGVYDFTDNQWHNQLLMRRLLVRGTTGELRDQEVVHLAADRTITRNPLVRRQTGYDLDLDGFDTDHITFNSRVLYRNPYQGQRWNDEEIAIATLLQDTAAWVADAGPEPYPLAEGIHDHRVALAIAEAADRGTTVAVTAEPWF is encoded by the coding sequence GTGACCACGTTCGCGATCGTCGGCTCCGGCTGGCGTGCCGAGTACTTCTGGCGCCTGGCCGCCGCCCTCGACGACCTGACCTGCGTCGGTGTGGTGTCGCGCGCGCCCAAGGACCTGCCGGTGCCCGTGCACCTCTCCCTCGACGACTGCCTGCGCGCCAAGCCGGACTTCGTGGTCACCGCCGTGCCGTGGTCGGTCACGCCGGGCCTGGTCGTCGAGCTGGTCGAGCGCCGCGTCCCCGTCCTCGCCGAGACCCCGCCCGCCCCCGACCTCGACGGCCTGCGCGCCCTGTGGACCCGGGTCGGCGCCGGCGGTCTGGTGCAGGTCGCCGAGCAGTACACCCGGATGCCCGCCCACGCCGCCCGCATCGCCCTGGTCCGCGACGGCGTGATCGGCGAACCGACCCGCGTCGACGTCTCCTCGACCCACCAGTACCACGCCGTGTCGTTGATCCGGACCCTGCTGGGCACCGGGCGCGGCCCGGTCGAGGTCCGGGCCACCCGCCACACCGCGCCGCTCGCCGACCCGATCACCCGCTCGGGCTGGGCCGACCCGGTCGAGGTCAAGCAGGCCACCACGACCCTCGCCACGATCTCTTTCACCGGGCACGGCAAGCTCGGGGTCTACGACTTCACCGACAACCAGTGGCACAACCAGCTGCTCATGCGCCGCCTCCTGGTCCGGGGCACCACGGGGGAGCTGCGCGACCAGGAAGTCGTCCACCTGGCCGCCGACCGCACCATCACCCGCAACCCGCTGGTGCGCCGGCAGACCGGCTACGACCTCGACCTGGACGGCTTCGACACCGACCACATCACGTTCAACTCCCGGGTCCTCTACCGCAACCCCTACCAGGGGCAGCGGTGGAACGACGAGGAGATCGCCATCGCCACGCTCCTCCAGGACACCGCCGCCTGGGTCGCCGACGCCGGCCCCGAGCCGTACCCGCTGGCGGAGGGCATCCACGACCACCGCGTCGCCCTGGCCATCGCCGAGGCGGCCGATCGGGGCACGACGGTGGCGGTCACCGCCGAGCCCTGGTTCTGA
- a CDS encoding oxygenase MpaB family protein, translated as MDKAVDVDDLRQLLNPDEVRRRLGAVVFSRVAGPDGPAVRDRIHLTPGPRWFTPDRPIRRVHGDAAMFVGGLRALLLQSLHPLAMAAVAGHSDYRADPWGRLQRTSGFLAVTTFGTATDAAAAVARVRRIHAHVRGTARDGTPYRADDPHLLEWVHLAEVDSFLHCHQRYGSAKLSPADQDGYVADTARVATELGVRNPPTTTAQLKARLDAFRPELRGTPEARDAARFLLLTPPVPIAARVPYAALAAAAVASLPAWTRLPLRLPLLPVTERTAVRLAGHGITGAIRWLLPAPRKHPQPA; from the coding sequence GTGGACAAGGCGGTGGACGTGGACGACCTGCGCCAGCTGCTCAACCCCGACGAAGTACGCCGCCGCCTGGGCGCCGTCGTCTTCAGCCGGGTCGCCGGGCCGGACGGCCCGGCCGTCCGGGACCGCATCCACCTCACCCCCGGCCCCCGCTGGTTCACCCCCGACCGCCCGATCCGCCGGGTGCACGGCGACGCCGCCATGTTCGTCGGCGGCCTCCGCGCCCTCCTCCTCCAATCCCTCCACCCGCTCGCCATGGCCGCCGTCGCCGGCCACTCCGACTACCGCGCCGACCCGTGGGGCCGCCTGCAGCGGACCAGCGGCTTCCTGGCCGTCACCACCTTCGGCACCGCCACCGACGCCGCCGCCGCGGTCGCCCGGGTCCGCAGGATCCACGCCCACGTCCGCGGCACCGCCCGCGACGGCACGCCCTACCGCGCCGACGACCCGCACCTGCTGGAGTGGGTCCACCTCGCCGAGGTCGACAGCTTCCTGCACTGCCACCAGCGCTACGGCTCGGCCAAGCTCTCCCCCGCCGACCAGGACGGCTACGTCGCCGACACCGCCCGCGTGGCCACCGAGCTGGGCGTGCGCAACCCCCCGACCACCACAGCACAGCTCAAGGCCCGGCTCGACGCGTTCCGGCCGGAGCTGCGGGGCACGCCGGAGGCCCGCGACGCCGCCCGCTTCCTCCTGCTCACCCCACCGGTCCCGATCGCCGCGCGGGTCCCCTACGCCGCCCTCGCCGCGGCCGCCGTCGCGTCGCTGCCCGCGTGGACCCGGCTGCCGCTGCGCCTGCCGCTCCTGCCGGTGACCGAGCGGACCGCGGTGCGCCTGGCCGGTCACGGCATCACCGGCGCGATCCGGTGGCTGCTGCCGGCCCCGCGGAAACACCCGCAGCCCGCCTGA
- a CDS encoding class I SAM-dependent methyltransferase: MHISDALDALAAGDVARAREIADGGGSPLAEALAEHLAADRGPGSVYDQPAAFAAFVNGGGNTALYEAVVAALGEVYAEARPTTLLDIGCGDGRALRPALARPHAPTAVTLVEPSAALLDAALRDLPGATAHRTGVEEFAAGLPDGAVFDVAQSTFALHTLPHEARDGVLAELAPHVRVLAVVEFDVPDVPHAGPAHRRFLAETYERGLAEYGADRRLVAQGFLMPVLTGQLVPGATRATWEQPASRWAEQVRRAGFTDVRTTPLHDYWSSPAFLLTARG; encoded by the coding sequence GTGCACATCAGCGACGCGCTCGACGCGCTGGCCGCCGGGGACGTCGCCCGGGCCCGGGAGATCGCCGACGGCGGCGGTTCGCCGCTGGCCGAGGCGCTGGCCGAGCACCTGGCGGCCGACCGGGGCCCCGGATCGGTCTACGACCAGCCGGCGGCGTTCGCGGCGTTCGTCAACGGCGGCGGCAACACCGCCCTGTACGAGGCGGTCGTGGCGGCCCTGGGCGAGGTCTACGCCGAGGCCCGCCCGACGACCCTGCTCGACATCGGGTGCGGTGACGGCCGGGCGCTGCGCCCCGCCCTCGCCCGCCCCCACGCCCCGACGGCCGTCACCCTGGTCGAGCCCTCCGCCGCGCTGCTCGACGCGGCGCTGCGCGACCTGCCCGGGGCCACCGCCCACCGCACCGGGGTCGAGGAGTTCGCGGCCGGGCTCCCGGACGGCGCGGTGTTCGACGTCGCCCAGTCCACGTTCGCCCTGCACACCCTGCCGCACGAGGCGCGCGACGGCGTGCTCGCCGAGCTGGCGCCGCACGTCCGGGTGCTCGCGGTGGTCGAGTTCGACGTGCCGGACGTGCCGCACGCGGGGCCCGCGCACCGCCGGTTCCTCGCCGAGACCTACGAGCGCGGCCTGGCCGAGTACGGCGCCGACCGCCGGCTGGTCGCGCAGGGCTTCCTGATGCCGGTGCTGACCGGTCAGCTGGTGCCCGGCGCGACCCGCGCCACCTGGGAGCAGCCCGCGTCCCGGTGGGCGGAGCAGGTCCGGCGCGCGGGCTTCACCGACGTGCGGACCACCCCGCTGCACGACTACTGGTCGTCCCCCGCGTTCCTGCTCACCGCGCGCGGCTGA